A window of Verrucomicrobiia bacterium contains these coding sequences:
- a CDS encoding prolyl oligopeptidase family serine peptidase, whose translation MVAACSPIPQTPANDTPWAPAEGPKLAYPSARKDSAVDDYHGVKVADPYRWLEQLDSSETRAWVAAEAKLTDSYLRRMPARAELKQRLTTLLNFEKYGIPFQKAGRYFYTYNRGLQEQSPLYSADGLTGAPKKVLDPNLLSTNGSLAVVGYVASHDGTLLAYGVSQGGSDWTDWRIRDLPSGKDLPDVVRWTKYYWPAFSLDGKGLYYSAFPAPQPGQELSARDLNDAVYYHALGTPAASDRKIYERPDHPDWQFDPRLTPDGRFLVLLAGEGEVGDKGLESIYVAEISSTNSDVTPLVEGFNAGYFYAGYDEGLLNFQTTLDAPRGRVIAIEPKAADRSSWKEIVPQGPDSMDLAYGSVTLVNHELIVRTLHDAHSRVTIYGLDGRLRREVGLPGLGAASGFAGEPEDNETFYLYSDLVTPPTIFRLDLQTSVSTVYRAPKVAFDLAQLEMKQVFYPAKDGTRIPMYVVSKKGLKRNGSNPTLLYGYGGFGISILPTFNPARMAWLERGGVFAIGNIRGGGEYGESWHKQGTREHKQTVFDDFIAGAEWLIAQRYTSTPRLAIMGGSNGGLLVGACVTQRPDLFGAALAYVGVMDMLRFNQFGQGAGWEGDFGSPQNPQDFKALYAYSPYHNVRPGARYPATMIFTGDHDTRVMPAHSFKFAAALQAAQAGPAPILLHVELSAGHGGGPTTSQHIDETADAYAFLLRNLMH comes from the coding sequence ATGGTTGCGGCCTGCTCCCCTATCCCCCAAACACCTGCCAATGACACACCCTGGGCGCCGGCTGAAGGACCCAAGTTAGCCTACCCCTCCGCCAGAAAGGACAGTGCTGTGGACGATTACCATGGCGTAAAGGTTGCCGATCCGTATCGCTGGCTCGAGCAGTTAGATTCGTCTGAAACGCGCGCCTGGGTGGCCGCCGAAGCCAAGCTCACCGATTCTTATTTGCGCCGAATGCCTGCTCGCGCGGAGCTCAAGCAACGGTTGACAACGTTGCTGAATTTCGAGAAGTATGGAATCCCCTTTCAAAAAGCCGGACGTTATTTTTACACGTATAACCGCGGCCTTCAGGAGCAAAGCCCGCTCTATTCGGCCGATGGCCTGACCGGCGCCCCAAAGAAGGTGCTCGATCCGAACCTTCTTTCTACCAATGGCAGCCTCGCTGTGGTGGGCTACGTCGCCAGCCACGATGGCACTCTCCTGGCTTACGGCGTTTCACAGGGCGGCTCAGATTGGACGGATTGGCGAATCCGCGACCTGCCCAGCGGCAAGGACTTGCCCGACGTGGTGCGTTGGACCAAATATTACTGGCCGGCCTTTTCCCTGGATGGCAAGGGCCTGTACTACAGCGCGTTTCCGGCCCCGCAGCCGGGTCAGGAACTCAGCGCGCGCGATTTGAATGATGCCGTTTATTACCACGCCTTGGGCACGCCGGCTGCGTCGGACCGGAAAATTTATGAGCGCCCAGACCATCCGGATTGGCAATTCGACCCGCGCCTGACGCCCGATGGCCGCTTCCTGGTGCTCCTGGCGGGAGAAGGCGAGGTCGGAGATAAGGGGCTGGAGAGTATTTACGTCGCGGAAATCAGTTCGACCAACTCCGATGTGACGCCGCTGGTTGAGGGTTTTAACGCCGGTTATTTCTACGCCGGTTATGATGAGGGTCTGCTCAATTTCCAAACAACACTTGATGCCCCGCGCGGGCGGGTCATCGCTATCGAGCCAAAAGCCGCGGACCGGTCCTCGTGGAAGGAAATTGTACCACAGGGTCCCGATTCGATGGACTTGGCCTATGGCAGCGTGACGCTGGTGAATCACGAACTGATTGTCCGCACTCTGCACGATGCGCATAGCCGAGTGACAATCTACGGTCTCGATGGGCGCTTGCGGCGCGAGGTCGGACTCCCGGGTTTGGGGGCGGCTTCGGGTTTTGCTGGCGAGCCTGAGGACAACGAGACGTTTTATCTCTACAGCGATTTAGTTACGCCGCCTACTATCTTCCGGCTCGATCTGCAGACTAGCGTGAGCACGGTTTATCGGGCGCCCAAAGTGGCGTTCGACCTGGCGCAACTCGAGATGAAACAGGTCTTTTATCCGGCGAAGGACGGCACACGCATCCCGATGTACGTCGTCTCGAAAAAGGGACTAAAACGCAATGGCTCCAACCCCACTCTGCTCTATGGCTATGGCGGATTCGGCATTTCCATCCTGCCCACCTTTAACCCCGCCCGCATGGCCTGGCTTGAGCGCGGCGGGGTCTTTGCGATTGGCAATATCCGCGGTGGAGGGGAGTACGGCGAATCCTGGCACAAGCAAGGCACCCGCGAGCATAAGCAGACGGTCTTCGACGACTTCATCGCCGGAGCCGAATGGCTCATTGCCCAGCGCTACACCTCGACGCCGCGCCTGGCGATCATGGGCGGGTCGAATGGCGGCCTGCTGGTCGGCGCCTGCGTGACACAGCGGCCAGACCTTTTCGGCGCCGCCCTGGCCTACGTTGGCGTCATGGATATGCTGCGGTTCAATCAATTCGGCCAAGGCGCAGGCTGGGAAGGCGATTTTGGCTCGCCGCAAAACCCGCAGGATTTCAAAGCACTTTATGCGTACTCACCTTACCACAATGTGCGGCCCGGGGCTCGTTACCCAGCCACAATGATCTTCACAGGCGACCATGATACCCGCGTCATGCCCGCTCATTCGTTTAAGTTTGCGGCAGCCTTGCAAGCCGCCCAGGCCGGACCCGCGCCCATCCTCCTCCACGTCGAGTTGTCGGCCGGCCATGGCGGCGGGCCCACCACCAGCCAGCACATCGACGAGACGGCGGATGCGTATGCGTTCCTGCTGCGGAACCTGATGCATTGA
- a CDS encoding Uma2 family endonuclease, which translates to MSQSATLSQAGRQDNEPPEPLENGAHLSAAEFLRRYEGMPEVRKAELVNGIVYMASPVRHDRHGKPDSLIQTWLGTYAIATPGVESSTNTTIRLGVDDVPQPDGLLRIVTERGGQTRLDAKGYLQGGPELVVEVAGSSDEALAHRKGTD; encoded by the coding sequence ATGAGCCAGAGCGCGACTTTATCCCAAGCGGGCCGGCAGGACAATGAGCCCCCCGAGCCGCTCGAAAATGGCGCGCATCTGAGCGCTGCCGAGTTCCTGCGCCGCTACGAGGGCATGCCGGAGGTGAGAAAGGCCGAATTGGTCAATGGCATCGTTTATATGGCATCGCCTGTGCGACACGATAGGCATGGAAAGCCCGATAGTTTGATCCAAACCTGGCTCGGCACCTATGCCATCGCCACTCCGGGGGTAGAGTCGTCAACTAACACCACCATACGTCTCGGTGTCGATGACGTACCCCAACCGGACGGTCTCCTGCGCATCGTAACCGAGCGGGGAGGCCAAACGCGCCTGGATGCGAAGGGTTATCTTCAAGGCGGGCCGGAACTGGTCGTCGAGGTTGCCGGCAGCAGTGACGAGGCCTTAGCGCATCGAAAAGGCACCGATTGA